A single window of Modestobacter italicus DNA harbors:
- a CDS encoding helix-turn-helix domain-containing protein, with protein sequence MVTLVDTDQLPPAERRPAQVVARLEEAMVSRVRFADPAAAARARLDAWDVGGVAVLRADLTGDPVLARSGRSAREDVAPAVSFAVQEVGVGMHEQFGAQRTVPRGGLVLTEVAAPYAHRWVGHGVCRALQLPVSRLGLPVDDVRRALPLAHRSPLYGLVRAHLTEVTRDAGQLAGEPLVHALASPTVHLARALLASVAGPAPSVADVAAETLLTRVRSYVRQHLTDPGLDAEQVAAAHAVSVRQLYRVCAAAQLSLEQWIIAQRLECARAELAAPRSRDRSIAVVARRWGFTDPSYFSRRFRATFGLTPSEWRQVGAGAPVLPRPRTEVDLTRPSPPAGG encoded by the coding sequence GTGGTCACCCTCGTCGACACCGACCAGCTCCCCCCGGCCGAGCGCCGGCCCGCCCAGGTCGTCGCCCGGCTCGAGGAGGCCATGGTGTCCCGGGTCCGGTTCGCCGACCCCGCGGCCGCCGCACGCGCGCGGCTGGACGCCTGGGACGTCGGCGGGGTCGCGGTGCTCCGGGCCGACCTGACCGGGGACCCGGTGCTCGCCCGGTCGGGGCGGTCGGCCCGCGAGGACGTCGCGCCGGCGGTCTCCTTCGCCGTCCAGGAGGTCGGCGTCGGCATGCACGAGCAGTTCGGCGCGCAGCGGACGGTGCCGCGCGGCGGCCTGGTGCTCACCGAGGTCGCCGCGCCCTACGCCCACCGCTGGGTCGGTCACGGGGTGTGCCGCGCCCTGCAGCTGCCGGTGAGCCGGCTCGGCCTGCCCGTCGACGACGTCCGCCGGGCCCTGCCGCTGGCGCACCGCAGCCCGCTCTACGGGCTGGTCCGCGCCCACCTCACCGAGGTCACCCGGGACGCCGGGCAGCTGGCCGGGGAGCCCCTGGTGCACGCGCTGGCCTCCCCCACCGTCCACCTCGCCCGGGCGCTGCTCGCCTCGGTCGCCGGGCCGGCGCCCTCGGTGGCGGACGTGGCCGCCGAGACGCTGCTGACCCGGGTGCGCAGCTACGTCCGCCAGCACCTCACCGACCCGGGCCTGGACGCCGAGCAGGTCGCTGCGGCGCACGCCGTGTCGGTGCGCCAGCTCTACCGGGTGTGCGCCGCGGCGCAGCTGAGCCTGGAGCAGTGGATCATCGCCCAGCGGCTGGAGTGCGCGCGGGCCGAGCTGGCCGCCCCGCGCAGCCGGGACCGCTCGATCGCGGTGGTCGCCCGCCGCTGGGGGTTCACCGACCCGTCCTACTTCAGCCGCCGGTTCCGGGCGACCTTCGGGCTCACCCCCAGCGAGTGGCGGCAGGTCGGGGCCGGCGCGCCGGTGCTCCCCCGGCCGCGCACCGAGGTCGACCTCACCCGGCCCTCTCCGCCCGCTGGCGGCTGA
- a CDS encoding MFS transporter, with protein sequence MTEEWAGHRVGEPGFRRAAVAVFLAGVAVFATLYAPQALLPELTRAFGVSPASSTLAISIGTAALAVGLLVLGPVSDRRGRTGILQASLASAAVLAVLIALAPSWWVLLVLRGLQGFALAGLPAVAVAYLREELHPGVSSRAIGLYVSGTALGGLTGRLLSGFLTELGGWRTALGGAAVLAVGCAVAVRLLLPPSRRFVPVTRQGPLLRQLGAAFTDPALLALYGVAALLMGGFVAVYNAGTFRLEAAPYALSPALAGLVFLAYLLGSASSPTAGALAERFGRRLVVPLAIGLMAAGIALTLPAPLWCVVLGLCVLTTGFFAAHGVASGWVAARAQLGGRAVGQASSLYSFWYYVGSSVGGTLAGRAWSDAGWSGVVVLAGGSTLAALLLSLVLGRTRSLERR encoded by the coding sequence GTGACCGAGGAGTGGGCGGGCCACCGGGTCGGTGAACCCGGGTTCCGGCGGGCGGCGGTCGCCGTCTTCCTGGCCGGCGTCGCGGTCTTCGCCACGCTGTACGCGCCCCAGGCGCTGCTGCCCGAGCTGACCCGCGCGTTCGGCGTCTCCCCGGCGTCCTCGACGCTGGCCATCTCGATCGGCACCGCGGCGCTGGCCGTCGGGCTGCTGGTGCTCGGACCCGTCTCCGACCGCCGGGGCCGGACCGGCATCCTGCAGGCCAGCCTCGCCTCCGCCGCGGTGCTGGCCGTGCTGATCGCGCTGGCCCCGTCCTGGTGGGTGCTGCTGGTGTTGCGCGGCCTGCAGGGCTTCGCGCTGGCCGGCCTGCCGGCGGTCGCGGTCGCCTACCTCCGGGAGGAGCTGCACCCGGGGGTCAGCTCGCGGGCGATCGGGCTGTACGTGAGCGGGACGGCGCTCGGCGGGCTGACCGGCCGGCTGCTCAGCGGCTTCCTCACCGAGCTGGGCGGCTGGCGGACGGCCCTCGGCGGTGCCGCGGTCCTCGCGGTCGGCTGCGCGGTCGCCGTCCGGCTGCTGCTGCCGCCCTCCCGCCGGTTCGTCCCGGTGACCCGGCAGGGGCCGCTGCTGCGGCAGCTGGGCGCGGCGTTCACCGACCCGGCGCTGCTGGCGCTGTACGGCGTCGCCGCGCTGCTGATGGGCGGGTTCGTCGCGGTCTACAACGCGGGCACCTTCCGCCTGGAGGCGGCGCCGTACGCGCTCTCCCCGGCGCTGGCCGGGCTGGTGTTCCTGGCCTACCTGCTGGGGTCGGCGAGCTCACCGACCGCCGGCGCGCTGGCGGAGCGCTTCGGCCGCCGGCTGGTCGTGCCCCTGGCGATCGGGCTGATGGCGGCCGGCATCGCGCTGACGCTGCCCGCACCGCTGTGGTGCGTGGTGCTCGGGCTGTGCGTGCTCACCACCGGCTTCTTCGCCGCGCACGGCGTGGCCAGCGGCTGGGTGGCGGCGCGCGCCCAGCTCGGCGGCCGGGCCGTCGGGCAGGCCTCGTCGCTGTACTCGTTCTGGTATTACGTCGGCTCGTCGGTCGGCGGCACGCTGGCCGGCCGCGCGTGGTCCGACGCCGGGTGGTCCGGGGTGGTCGTGCTCGCCGGGGGCTCGACCCTGGCCGCGCTGCTGCTCAGCCTGGTGCTGGGCCGGACGCGCTCCCTGGAGCGCCGCTGA
- a CDS encoding Mur ligase family protein — MAFPQVPWQAVEQRARAVAAGPVTSSGAPPDLVLQGLVTDSRAVTPGCLFACVRGQGSDGHRFAEQALAAGAAALLVDRPVAGGAPQLQVPSVRAALGPLGAQLAGDPADRLRLVGVTGSNGKTTTSTLVRGVLAAAGECAGVVTTLGARVGGLERSTRLTTPEAPELHGLLRWMLDEGATSAVVEASSIALDVGRVDAVHVQVAVFTGFEEDHLDHHGTIEQYWASKARLFSPERADSAVVVVDEPWGRRLADQARIPVTRVATDPAADADVRVVSWRTGAEGTSLVVEDADGRHRVSSPLVGRVHVGNLAAAWATGRSLGLDPGTVAAGLAATAPPAGRNTLLRSPGGPLVVVDYAHTPGALAAALQTARELAGPAGRVRLVLGARGRRDRYKRQGLGVAARAADEVWLTNEGSHGERPEAIVEELRVGLAGGDATVRTELDRRAAITGAVLAAGPRDVVLVVGRGHETTMTDDGAPLPFDDVAVAREALEQTTRDLVTEQAS, encoded by the coding sequence GTGGCGTTCCCCCAGGTGCCCTGGCAGGCGGTCGAGCAGCGCGCACGGGCGGTCGCCGCCGGGCCGGTCACGTCCTCGGGGGCGCCTCCCGACCTGGTGCTGCAGGGGCTGGTCACCGACTCGCGGGCGGTCACGCCGGGCTGCCTGTTCGCCTGCGTGCGCGGGCAGGGCAGCGACGGGCACCGCTTCGCCGAGCAGGCGCTGGCCGCCGGTGCCGCCGCCCTGCTCGTCGACCGGCCGGTGGCCGGGGGAGCGCCGCAGCTGCAGGTGCCCTCGGTACGGGCCGCGCTCGGTCCGCTCGGCGCCCAGCTCGCCGGTGACCCGGCCGACCGGCTGCGGCTGGTCGGGGTCACCGGCAGCAACGGCAAGACGACGACGAGCACGCTGGTCCGCGGGGTGCTGGCGGCCGCAGGGGAGTGCGCGGGGGTGGTCACCACGCTCGGCGCGCGGGTCGGCGGCCTGGAGCGCAGCACCCGGCTGACCACGCCGGAGGCGCCCGAGCTGCACGGCCTGCTGCGCTGGATGCTGGACGAGGGTGCCACCAGCGCCGTGGTCGAGGCGTCGTCGATCGCGCTGGACGTCGGCCGGGTGGACGCCGTGCACGTGCAGGTCGCGGTGTTCACCGGCTTCGAGGAGGACCACCTCGACCACCACGGCACCATCGAGCAGTACTGGGCCAGCAAGGCGCGGCTGTTCAGCCCCGAGCGCGCCGACAGCGCCGTCGTGGTCGTCGACGAGCCCTGGGGCCGGCGCCTCGCCGACCAGGCCCGCATCCCGGTGACCCGGGTCGCCACCGACCCCGCCGCGGACGCCGACGTCCGGGTGGTCAGCTGGCGCACCGGCGCGGAGGGCACCTCCCTGGTCGTCGAGGACGCCGACGGCCGGCACCGGGTCAGCTCGCCGCTGGTCGGCCGGGTGCACGTGGGCAACCTCGCCGCCGCCTGGGCCACCGGCCGCTCGCTGGGCCTGGACCCGGGCACCGTCGCCGCCGGGCTGGCCGCCACCGCGCCGCCCGCCGGCCGGAACACCCTGCTGCGCAGCCCGGGCGGCCCGCTGGTCGTGGTCGACTACGCGCACACGCCCGGCGCGCTGGCAGCCGCCCTGCAGACGGCGCGGGAGCTGGCCGGCCCGGCCGGCCGGGTGCGCCTCGTGCTCGGCGCGCGGGGCCGGCGGGACCGGTACAAGCGCCAGGGGCTCGGCGTCGCGGCCCGCGCCGCCGACGAGGTGTGGCTGACCAACGAGGGCAGCCACGGGGAGCGACCGGAGGCCATCGTCGAGGAGCTGCGGGTGGGGCTGGCCGGCGGCGACGCGACCGTGCGGACCGAGCTGGACCGGCGGGCTGCCATCACCGGCGCCGTGCTCGCCGCCGGCCCGCGGGACGTCGTGCTGGTCGTCGGCCGCGGGCACGAGACGACGATGACCGACGACGGCGCCCCGCTGCCCTTCGACGACGTCGCGGTGGCCCGGGAGGCGCTGGAGCAGACCACCCGCGACCTGGTCACCGAGCAGGCCTCCTGA
- a CDS encoding DUF998 domain-containing protein, with product MTDSRYRWGGLAWVLTLQFFVVEAIAAARYGGYSYSADVISDLGTADSAARLLMNGSFVVQGLLIAVGVLLLGPGLAGNGGRLARVLLVLAGLGVLLVGLFPSDGVTAVHQVAAGVHLVAGSIGLIAVAYAVRPRSEGIGTTLAVLGLVGVIATIFFGSAVFLGLGEGGMERIAAYVIPIGLAVAGAALWRQKDDWLALTNPDGSPSRRQLREDARLERAQRAAERDAALEAAARRAAERPAAPARPTPTEDDDDFDPDDPWAPRRR from the coding sequence GTGACAGACAGCCGGTACCGGTGGGGCGGCCTCGCCTGGGTCCTGACCCTGCAGTTCTTCGTCGTCGAGGCGATCGCGGCCGCGCGGTACGGCGGCTACTCGTACTCGGCGGACGTGATCAGCGACCTCGGGACGGCGGACTCCGCGGCACGCCTGCTGATGAACGGCTCGTTCGTGGTGCAGGGCCTGCTGATCGCCGTCGGCGTCCTGCTGCTGGGGCCCGGGCTCGCCGGCAACGGCGGACGGCTGGCCCGGGTGCTGCTCGTGCTCGCCGGCCTCGGCGTGCTGCTCGTGGGGCTGTTCCCCTCCGACGGCGTGACCGCGGTGCACCAGGTCGCCGCCGGCGTGCACCTGGTGGCGGGGTCGATCGGGCTGATCGCGGTGGCCTACGCGGTGCGGCCGCGGTCGGAGGGCATCGGCACCACTCTCGCCGTCCTGGGCCTCGTCGGGGTCATCGCCACCATCTTCTTCGGCTCGGCGGTGTTCCTCGGGCTGGGTGAGGGCGGCATGGAGCGGATCGCCGCCTACGTCATCCCGATCGGGCTGGCGGTGGCCGGGGCCGCCCTGTGGCGGCAGAAGGACGACTGGCTCGCGCTGACCAACCCCGACGGCAGCCCCAGCCGCCGGCAGCTGCGGGAGGACGCCCGGCTCGAGCGCGCCCAGCGGGCGGCCGAGCGGGACGCCGCGCTGGAGGCGGCCGCGCGCCGCGCCGCCGAGCGACCCGCGGCACCGGCCCGCCCCACCCCCACCGAGGACGACGACGACTTCGACCCCGACGACCCCTGGGCGCCCCGCCGCCGCTGA
- a CDS encoding amidohydrolase family protein: MTTSESPGSLVVTAARLRDGSVVDMACADGVVTAVVPAGELPRPAGVPVVDAAGGLVTEPFVDAHLHLDKVRTLPWVGDAALQAYTGDGMADSARGIDLARAVKEQYSVERLLPAVRQALADGERHGVLHVQAFADVDTAAGLVGVQAVLAAREEFRGRVDVAVVAFPQDGLLRDPGAGDLVEEALALGADVVGGIPWLEETTADQEAHVEWACALAARLGRRVAMLTDDAPDPSCDTTRMLAEALRRHGLQGRGVACHARALGHYDAQRQTAVLELAREVGLGLVSDPHTGSVALPVERAVALGVDVALGQDDIEDAYYPFGRHNLLEVAFLAAHLLDMRTAPQQEVLVDLVTTSAARVLGLTGYGLRVGGPADLLVHDAARTVDLLAHHAAPRVVVRGGVVLCQPPAVSTPATASSAPGTSA, from the coding sequence GTGACCACCTCTGAGAGCCCCGGGTCCCTGGTCGTGACCGCCGCGCGGCTGCGGGACGGTTCCGTCGTCGACATGGCCTGCGCCGACGGGGTGGTGACCGCCGTCGTCCCGGCCGGGGAGCTGCCCCGGCCGGCCGGGGTCCCGGTGGTCGACGCCGCCGGCGGGCTGGTCACCGAGCCGTTCGTCGACGCCCACCTGCACCTGGACAAGGTCCGCACGCTGCCCTGGGTCGGTGACGCGGCGCTGCAGGCCTACACCGGCGACGGGATGGCCGACTCCGCCCGCGGCATCGACCTGGCCCGGGCGGTGAAGGAGCAGTACAGCGTCGAGCGGCTGCTCCCCGCCGTCCGGCAGGCGCTCGCCGACGGCGAACGGCACGGCGTCCTGCACGTCCAGGCGTTCGCCGACGTCGACACCGCCGCCGGGCTGGTGGGCGTGCAGGCGGTGCTGGCCGCCCGCGAGGAGTTCCGCGGCCGGGTGGACGTCGCGGTCGTCGCCTTCCCGCAGGACGGCCTGCTCCGCGACCCGGGTGCCGGCGACCTGGTGGAGGAGGCGCTGGCCCTCGGCGCGGACGTCGTGGGCGGGATCCCGTGGCTCGAGGAGACGACGGCCGACCAGGAGGCGCACGTCGAGTGGGCCTGCGCGCTCGCCGCCCGGCTGGGCCGCCGGGTCGCGATGCTCACCGACGACGCCCCCGACCCGTCCTGCGACACGACCCGGATGCTGGCCGAGGCCCTGCGGCGGCACGGTCTGCAGGGCCGCGGCGTGGCCTGCCACGCCCGGGCGCTGGGTCACTACGACGCGCAGCGGCAGACCGCCGTCCTCGAGCTGGCCCGCGAGGTCGGCCTGGGGCTGGTCAGCGACCCGCACACCGGCTCGGTGGCGCTGCCGGTGGAGCGCGCGGTCGCGCTGGGCGTCGACGTGGCGCTGGGCCAGGACGACATCGAGGACGCCTACTACCCCTTCGGCCGGCACAACCTGCTCGAGGTCGCCTTCCTCGCCGCGCACCTGCTGGACATGCGCACGGCGCCGCAGCAGGAGGTGCTCGTCGACCTGGTGACGACGTCGGCCGCCCGGGTGCTCGGGCTGACCGGGTACGGGCTGCGCGTCGGCGGCCCCGCCGACCTGCTCGTGCACGACGCGGCCCGCACCGTCGACCTGCTGGCGCACCACGCCGCACCGCGGGTGGTCGTGCGCGGCGGGGTGGTGCTGTGTCAGCCGCCGGCGGTCAGCACGCCGGCCACCGCGTCGAGCGCACCGGGCACGAGCGCGTAG
- a CDS encoding DMT family transporter, producing the protein MPTATRAPLTLLAVAVTVLAWASAFIGIRAVGEDLSPGALALGRLAVGTVVLGALLAPRGWTRPTAAEWRLLVVCGVGWFGIYNLALNAAEQHLDAGTTAMLVNIGPVLIAVFAGLLLGEGFPRWLVVGLGVAFCGVLLIGFATRDAGADLVGVVLCVVAAVTYAAGVVAQKPLLRRLPPLQVTFTACAMGTVCCLPWAGALVADLGSAPGSSIAGMVYLGAVPTALAFSTWAYALSRMDAGRLGATTYLVPPIVVLLGWWLLDEVPPALAAVGGAVCLAGVAISRRRGRVRPPVAVPQEAGSTV; encoded by the coding sequence GTGCCCACCGCGACCCGCGCCCCGCTGACCCTGCTCGCCGTCGCGGTCACCGTGCTGGCCTGGGCGTCGGCGTTCATCGGCATCCGGGCGGTGGGGGAGGACCTCTCGCCCGGCGCGCTGGCGCTGGGCAGGCTCGCCGTCGGCACAGTGGTGCTCGGCGCGCTGCTCGCCCCGCGCGGCTGGACCCGGCCCACCGCCGCGGAGTGGCGGCTGCTGGTCGTCTGCGGGGTCGGCTGGTTCGGCATCTACAACCTGGCGCTCAACGCCGCCGAGCAGCACCTGGACGCCGGCACCACCGCGATGCTGGTGAACATCGGGCCGGTGCTCATCGCCGTCTTCGCCGGGCTGCTGCTCGGCGAGGGCTTCCCGCGCTGGCTGGTCGTCGGGCTGGGCGTCGCGTTCTGCGGGGTCCTGCTCATCGGGTTCGCCACCCGGGACGCCGGGGCCGACCTGGTCGGCGTCGTGCTCTGCGTGGTCGCGGCGGTCACCTACGCCGCCGGGGTGGTGGCGCAGAAACCGCTGCTGCGCCGGCTGCCGCCGCTGCAGGTGACGTTCACCGCGTGCGCGATGGGCACGGTCTGCTGCCTGCCGTGGGCCGGCGCCCTCGTCGCCGACCTGGGGTCGGCGCCCGGGTCCTCGATCGCGGGCATGGTCTACCTCGGCGCCGTCCCCACGGCCCTGGCCTTCAGCACCTGGGCGTACGCGCTGTCCCGGATGGACGCCGGCCGGCTGGGTGCCACCACCTACCTGGTGCCGCCGATCGTCGTGCTCCTTGGCTGGTGGCTGCTCGACGAGGTCCCGCCGGCGCTGGCCGCGGTCGGCGGGGCGGTCTGCCTGGCCGGTGTCGCGATCTCCCGTCGGCGGGGGCGGGTGCGGCCGCCGGTCGCCGTGCCGCAGGAGGCCGGCTCCACGGTCTGA
- a CDS encoding SRPBCC family protein yields the protein MPTESRHLTVSIERPADRVYAYVRDPAHLPEWAAGLAAGIRRERGEWVADSPMGRVLVRFVPVNEYGVLDHDVVLPDGTTTTNPVRVLADGADSEVVFTLRRQPGTTDEAFAADAEAITADLATLKRVLEAD from the coding sequence ATGCCGACGGAGTCCCGCCACCTGACCGTGTCCATCGAGCGACCGGCGGACCGCGTGTACGCCTACGTCCGGGACCCGGCCCACCTGCCCGAGTGGGCGGCCGGGCTGGCCGCGGGCATCCGGCGGGAGCGGGGCGAGTGGGTGGCCGACTCCCCGATGGGACGGGTCCTGGTGCGGTTCGTACCGGTCAACGAGTACGGCGTCCTGGACCACGACGTCGTCCTGCCCGACGGGACCACGACCACCAACCCGGTCCGGGTGCTCGCCGACGGCGCGGACAGCGAGGTGGTCTTCACCCTGCGCCGCCAGCCCGGCACGACCGACGAGGCGTTCGCCGCCGACGCCGAGGCGATCACCGCCGACCTCGCCACCCTCAAGCGGGTGCTCGAGGCGGACTGA
- a CDS encoding uracil-xanthine permease family protein has product MAFGWKLYGDGKTPPLGEAVAPDERLSWPLTVGIGAQHVVAMFGATFVFPLIMGLDANLAILMSGIATIIFLLIVQGKVPSYLGTSASFVGGVAAVRAQGGDSGDVVGAILVSGIVLALVGLLIQAAGPAVVNRVLPPAVTGAVVLLIGFNLAPVAAATYWPQDQWVALATMAFVIVVSLALRGFWARISILLGLVFGYLLSLLLDATAGPINSVLGGATEPTLHDRVNLDGVGQADWFGFPDLTAPSFGLNFSLLVLPAVIALVAENAGHVKAVGEMTKRNLDPVLGRAVFADGIGTVVATSVGGSPTTTYAENIGVMAATRVYSTAAYYVAAIVAILLGLVPKFGAIVNATPGGVLGGITVVLYGMIGLLGAKIWKENRVDFANPINLVPLAAGIIIGIGNVNLQFTDNFSLGGISLGTIVAVVGWHLARALAPAEMKAALHEERGFEGGTGPALGSTGRHTVDAGGADPSDVDENDRSRYDRNDRSH; this is encoded by the coding sequence ATGGCGTTCGGCTGGAAGCTCTACGGGGACGGCAAGACCCCGCCGCTGGGTGAGGCGGTGGCCCCCGACGAACGGCTCTCGTGGCCGTTGACGGTCGGGATCGGGGCGCAGCACGTCGTCGCGATGTTCGGGGCGACGTTCGTCTTCCCGCTCATCATGGGGCTGGACGCGAACCTCGCGATCCTGATGAGCGGCATCGCGACGATCATCTTCCTGCTCATCGTGCAGGGGAAGGTGCCCTCCTACCTGGGCACCAGCGCCTCGTTCGTCGGTGGCGTGGCCGCGGTGCGGGCGCAGGGCGGTGACAGCGGCGACGTCGTCGGCGCGATCCTGGTCTCCGGCATCGTGCTGGCGTTGGTCGGCCTGCTGATCCAGGCCGCCGGTCCGGCCGTGGTCAACCGGGTGCTGCCGCCGGCCGTCACCGGCGCCGTGGTGCTGCTGATCGGCTTCAACCTGGCACCGGTCGCCGCCGCCACGTACTGGCCGCAGGACCAGTGGGTCGCGCTGGCGACGATGGCCTTCGTCATCGTCGTGTCGCTGGCGCTGCGCGGCTTCTGGGCCCGCATCTCGATCCTGCTCGGCCTGGTCTTTGGCTACCTGCTCTCGCTGCTGCTCGACGCCACCGCCGGCCCGATCAACTCCGTCCTGGGCGGCGCGACCGAGCCGACGCTGCACGACCGCGTGAACCTCGACGGTGTCGGCCAGGCCGACTGGTTCGGGTTCCCGGACCTCACCGCGCCGTCCTTCGGCCTCAACTTCTCGCTGCTGGTGCTGCCCGCCGTCATCGCCCTGGTCGCCGAGAACGCCGGCCACGTCAAGGCGGTCGGTGAGATGACCAAGCGGAACCTGGACCCGGTCCTCGGCCGCGCGGTGTTCGCCGACGGCATCGGCACCGTCGTCGCCACCTCGGTCGGTGGCTCGCCGACGACTACCTACGCGGAGAACATCGGCGTCATGGCCGCCACCCGCGTCTACTCGACGGCGGCTTACTACGTGGCCGCGATCGTGGCCATCCTGCTCGGCCTGGTGCCCAAGTTCGGCGCGATCGTCAACGCGACCCCCGGCGGCGTGCTCGGCGGGATCACCGTCGTCCTGTACGGGATGATCGGCCTGCTGGGCGCCAAGATCTGGAAGGAGAACCGGGTCGACTTCGCCAACCCGATCAACCTGGTGCCGCTGGCCGCCGGGATCATCATCGGGATCGGCAACGTCAACCTGCAGTTCACCGACAACTTCTCCCTCGGCGGCATCTCGCTCGGCACGATCGTCGCAGTGGTGGGCTGGCACCTGGCCCGGGCGCTGGCGCCCGCGGAGATGAAGGCCGCCCTGCACGAGGAGCGCGGCTTCGAGGGTGGCACCGGGCCCGCCCTGGGTTCCACCGGCCGGCACACGGTCGACGCCGGCGGGGCGGACCCTTCCGACGTCGACGAGAACGACCGCTCGCGCTACGACCGGAACGACCGCTCGCACTAG
- a CDS encoding PucR family transcriptional regulator has translation MGLTVDQLLQLPGLEGTVVVGGATGTRRIVRHVAVDDPAEPLAGAGPDVLVVLGGRLPQADPAQSRGLIEQLHRGGSGALAYRSEVAAGSVAGEMPAEVLAEADRRGFPVLALPSSTRLDEVVAEVLGAIIDKQTQALSLANRMHNQFIDVALSGGGLAEVTAQASTILAGAAVLGLGPDREVAFSAGPQEEVAEIRDWLWLLDAAADDAFADLTPSRRLSGNRADQSVVTPADVLADADLSPADGILLVPGHHELPGGTGEYAVAPIMAGEQRHGWLVAVNRHGPMLLGAGAVLEQAAVIAALSEIRSQAVHSVELRFQGDLVRRLVGGVVGHTERTLAYTRSFGWRLDGPVVVLVSGTETVADASADPTRALDVLDRLADGWRAAVDAEVAGAAVAGLATEIVTVLPLDGRTPEELSALVAAVTARVNARLRRVGRLLGTGIGRPAESLSALAEAYQQAQRALVVGQEIHGGHAVTHFDQLGVFRLLSLIPDSNELRSYVDEVLGPLADSGDPDSTDLRDTLRVLLETNLNVAESARRLHFHYNTMRYRIGKLERLLGPFTTDPTLRLNLLLALHAARMRGLDQPHRPPVESIAALVLDDGLESLV, from the coding sequence ATGGGGCTCACCGTCGACCAGTTGCTGCAGCTGCCCGGGCTCGAGGGCACGGTCGTCGTCGGCGGGGCCACCGGCACCCGGCGGATCGTCCGGCACGTCGCCGTCGACGACCCCGCGGAGCCGCTCGCCGGCGCCGGTCCGGATGTGCTGGTCGTGCTCGGCGGCCGGTTGCCGCAGGCGGACCCGGCGCAGAGCCGGGGGCTCATCGAGCAGCTGCACCGCGGCGGCAGCGGCGCGCTCGCCTACCGCTCGGAGGTCGCGGCGGGCAGCGTCGCGGGGGAGATGCCGGCGGAGGTCCTCGCCGAGGCCGACCGCCGCGGCTTCCCGGTGCTCGCGCTGCCCAGCAGCACCCGGCTGGACGAGGTCGTCGCCGAGGTGCTCGGCGCGATCATCGACAAGCAGACCCAGGCGCTCTCGCTCGCCAACCGGATGCACAACCAGTTCATCGACGTCGCGCTGTCCGGCGGTGGGCTGGCCGAGGTGACCGCCCAGGCGTCGACCATCCTCGCCGGCGCCGCGGTGCTGGGGCTGGGCCCCGACCGCGAGGTCGCCTTCAGCGCGGGTCCGCAGGAGGAGGTCGCGGAGATCCGTGACTGGCTGTGGCTGCTGGACGCAGCGGCGGACGACGCGTTCGCCGACCTGACGCCCTCCCGGCGGCTGTCGGGGAACCGGGCCGACCAGAGCGTGGTCACCCCGGCCGACGTGCTCGCCGACGCCGACCTGTCACCCGCCGACGGGATCCTGCTCGTCCCCGGCCACCACGAGCTGCCCGGCGGGACGGGCGAGTACGCCGTCGCGCCGATCATGGCCGGCGAGCAGCGGCACGGCTGGCTGGTCGCGGTCAACCGGCACGGCCCGATGCTGCTCGGCGCCGGTGCCGTCCTCGAGCAGGCCGCCGTCATCGCGGCGCTGTCGGAGATCCGCTCCCAGGCCGTGCACTCCGTGGAGCTGCGCTTCCAGGGCGACCTGGTGCGCCGACTGGTCGGCGGCGTCGTCGGCCACACCGAGCGGACGCTGGCCTACACGCGCTCCTTCGGCTGGCGGCTCGACGGGCCGGTCGTCGTCCTGGTCAGCGGCACCGAGACCGTCGCCGACGCCAGCGCCGACCCGACCCGGGCGCTGGACGTGCTGGACCGCCTCGCCGACGGCTGGCGGGCCGCGGTGGACGCCGAGGTGGCCGGTGCCGCGGTCGCGGGGCTGGCCACCGAGATCGTCACCGTGCTGCCGCTGGACGGGCGCACCCCCGAGGAGCTCTCCGCCCTGGTCGCCGCGGTCACCGCCCGGGTCAACGCGCGGCTGCGCCGGGTCGGCCGGCTGCTGGGCACCGGCATCGGGCGCCCGGCGGAGTCGCTGTCGGCACTGGCCGAGGCCTACCAGCAGGCGCAGCGCGCGCTGGTCGTGGGCCAGGAGATCCACGGCGGGCACGCAGTCACCCACTTCGACCAGCTCGGGGTGTTCCGGCTGCTGTCGCTGATCCCGGACAGCAACGAGCTGCGGTCCTACGTCGACGAGGTGCTCGGGCCGCTGGCCGACTCCGGCGACCCGGACTCCACCGACCTGCGCGACACGCTGCGGGTGCTGCTGGAGACCAACCTCAACGTTGCCGAGTCCGCGCGCCGGCTGCACTTCCACTACAACACGATGCGGTACCGGATCGGCAAGCTCGAGCGGCTGCTCGGGCCCTTCACCACCGACCCGACGCTGCGGCTGAACCTGCTGCTGGCCCTGCACGCCGCGCGGATGCGCGGGCTGGACCAGCCGCACCGGCCGCCGGTGGAGAGCATCGCGGCCCTGGTCCTGGACGACGGCCTGGAGTCGCTCGTCTGA